The Bacteroidota bacterium DNA segment ATGTTCTCAACATCGACACCCCAATTAAGGAAGATGAGTCAGTCTAAGTTACAGGTCTATACCGCAGAAGCGACCCCGATCCTGGAAGCGTATTTCAACACGCTCCTGGGGCAGGAAGCCAAGTTTTCCATGGGTGCAGCTACGGAGGCCGCCGTTGATCAAATTAAATCGGATGCCTTTACGTCTTTCTCTATCGTAGGCACACCCGAAAATGCAAATCCGTTTGTTGTCCAGCTCAACCCAGAGTGGATCCCTGTTATTTCCAGCGCCATGGTTGGCCGCGAAATGACGCCATTCGAAGAAGGTGTATTTGACCTTGCCGGTCAGATCATCTCGCAGGGCTATGAGACGCTGCAGGCAGAGCATACTGCCTGTGCTAACTTCCCAACAATGCAGGCCCAGCCGCATGCCCCTGGCACCTGGGAGCCCGAAGAAAGTCTGCCGGCAACATTCTGGCAGCTCAGCTTCGAATTGACTGTGGACGAAAAGGCCCTTACAGGTAACCTCTTCCTCCCTGCGCCGCTAGTCGAACAACTGCCAGACGCACCAGCAGCAAAACCTGCAGCAGCAACGCCTGCTGCAAAAGCTGAAGATATTGGCGTATCATCTGCCACGTTCCCCGATTTCGGGCGCGAACAACTCAATCAGGATGGCTCGGGCAATTTCGATTTGCTGGCAGAAGTTGAGTTAAATGTAACCGTTGAGCTTGGCCGCAGGAAAATCCCGCTTTCAGAAGTGCTCAAGCTGACAACAGGCAGCGTTATCGAGCTCGAAAAACTGGTAGGCGAGCCGCTGGAAATATTCGCCAATGGCCGGCTGATTGCTGAAGGAGAAGCGGTTGTCATTGAAGAGCAGTTTGGTATTCGTATCACAAATCTTGCGTCTTCAAAACTACACGCCAAAGCGCTGGCATAATGCAACCTGGGAGCCAAATCCCAGGTGATTGAGTGGCAAGAAATTCGCAGGAGTTGCGTGCAGGCACACAGACATTCGTTTTCACGTGTGCCCCACATCAACTCCTGAATTTTCTGCCTCATCATGCGCAATATCTTCCCTGTTTCCAGGCGAAAGGACAAACCCCGTACAACGGGAAATCAACTCTTTAAACGTTCTATCGCGCTGGGTGCCGCACTCTTGCTCCTCTGGGTAGCGCTTACGGTTATGCCCAAAGCAAGTATTGCTACCGAACCTGTTGTCATTTCCGATGAAGCCGGCACTGTTGCAACCTCTGCAACAGCTTCAACCACCACAACCGACTCCCCATGGGATCTTGGTAAAATAACTGCCGGCCTGTTGCTCGCCGGATTGCTTGGCTTTGCCACCTATTGGCAGAAGAAGCAGTCCAAACAGCAAATACACGCCGGCAATTTGAATACCCTCGGGAAACTTCAACTCGGCCCCGGACAACTTGTGCACCTGGTACAATGCGGCGAAGAAGCCGTGCTTGTAGGCACTAGCAACAACCAGATCACGTTGCTGCACCACTTCTCCCGACAAAACCTGGCAAAACCCGCCCCCGCGGCAACGCCAGCTATTCCAGCACCAACGTACAGCAGCCCGAGCACAACGGCTGCAAATAACGATAATTTTGGCGTCCTGCTCCAGCAGCAAAACCTCCTTTCTACCGCCACGCTGGACGTTATCACAAAAGACGCCCTAAAGCCCGTACCCCAATCATGACAAATCGCTTCTGCCGCACCAGCCTGCTGATGTTATTCCTCATTGGTATCGTGGCTTTTGTACGGGTTGATGCCGTTTATGCACAGGCTCAGCCTACACAACCAACCCCAACATTCAACATCCTGCCCCAATTACAAATCGGGCAAGACGACGAAGAATATGCACTGCCGATTCAGTTGATTCTGCTGATGACGGTGCTTTCTCTGGCGCCGGCCATCGTTATCATGACAACCAGCTTTACCCGGCTTGTTGTTGTATTTGGTCTGCTCAGAACCGCGCTCGGTACCCAGCAAGCGCCCCCCAGTCAGCTTATATCCGGACTGGCCATTTTCCTGACCTTCTTCATCATGTTTCCCGTCTTGAGCGAGATCCACGATGATGCACTGATGCCGTACATCGCCGGCGATATTTCGCAACAGGAGGCTTTTGACAAGTCGGCCGCCCCGTTAAAAAAGTTTATGCTGACCCAAACGCGCGACAAAGACCTCACGCTGTTTATGGACCTCGCACAAATCAACATTTTCAATTCAACAGATGAGGTACCGATGTACGTACTCATCCCGGCCTACGTGATCAGTGAACTGCGTATTGCGTTTCAGATCGGATTTATGATCTTCTTGCCCTTCCTGATTGTAGACCTTGTTGTTGCAAGCGTCTTGATGGGTATGGGGATGATGATGCTCCCTCCTATCATGGTTTCGCTACCCCTCAAACTACTGCTGTTCATTCTTGCAGATGGTTGGTACCTGATCGTAGAGTCAGTCGTTCGCGGTTACTTTGGCACGTAAGTCCCGGATGGCAACACTTCTTTTCTCAAGTCTTAATACTCCAGGCATATCATGAATACAGACGTAGCCCTTTTCTGGGTACAGGAAGCGATACAAACAGCCATTATGCTCATCGGCCCCCTGCTGGGGACAGCGCTTGTCGTTGGTTTGGCCGTGAGTCTTTTTCAGGCCATCACCTCCATTCAAGAAATGACACTGGCCTTCATCCCCAAGATTCTTGCGATTGCGCTCATCCTGCTTTTCTTCTCCTCGTGGATGCTTGAAGTGTTAACAGACTTCACAACCAATGTGATGAATTTTATCCCGCAAGTCTCTCGCTAATCCCCTCATGGGTGACGGCTCAATCCACCTTGTGCAGGTACCCGCCTGCTGGCAGATGTGTCCATTCTAGATCCTGAATACATCCTTTATGCATTCCTGGTTTTTGTACGAATCGGGGGGCTGATTTCGGCTGCACCATTCTTCGAGCAGAAGTTTGTGCCCGTAAAAATCAAGGTGCTTTTCGCCCTTTCGGTTGCGTATGTGCTTGTGGGGCTGGTCCCTCGCCCGGAGGGACTGCCCGTTACTGAGCCCGTAGCCCTTACCTACTATGTAATTATAGAGTTGCTTACAGGCGTCACCATCGGGTTTGCCGCACGGTTTGTGTTTTTCGCTATCCGCTTTGCCGGCGAATTTATTGGCTTTCAGATGGCCATCAGTATTTCTCAGGTTATCAGTCCGGCAGACGGTCAGGCATCAAACCCGATCAGTAACCTGCTCATGATGACCTTCACCCTCGTTTTTTTATTGCTCGATGGTCATCACAACCTGTTTCGCGCGCTCATGCTCTCCTATGACGTCATTCCCTTAACCGGCGCGAACCTCGCCATGCCCGGCAATCTTATGCTGAGCTGGACCGGTGAGTTGTTTGTCGTTGCCATCCGCCTTGCTGCGCCTTTCATGATCACCATCTTTCTGGTAGACATGACCCTCGGGATTTTTGCCCGCGTGGCACCGCAAACCGAAATTTTCTCGATGAGCCTTTCACTGAAACTCGTCGTTGGCTCCTTTCTGCTTTTCCTCTACATGAAAAACTTCTTCCCAGTAATGCCCGACCTCGTCGACCAGATGGGTGAGGACTTGCTTGAGATGATCGACATCATGAAACCAAACTAGCCAGGACTACCGATATGCCAGGCATAGCGAGGTTCATATGTACCCAGGCCCATGCGCCAGCAGCACCATCTGCCCTAAACCAGAGGCACCATGAGTGAAAAAGACGAACGCACTGAAGACCCCACTGCGCGAAAGATTAGCCAGGCGCGTAGTGAGGGTCAAGTATTCCGGTCGCAGGAACTCCTTTCCGTTGGAATGCTCCTGATTGGGGTAACGGTTCTGGCCTTTGGTACCCCCTGGGGAATTCAGCGGCTGCAAAATATCATGTCTTCGATTTTGCTCGCTTCCAACACCACAGAATTGGATATCTCTTCGTTTCAATCGCTGGTTATGTCGCTTGGAACGCAAGTCGTACTCGTCCTCCTCCCCCTTATGGGTGTCCTGATGATTTCAGGCATTCTACTCAACGTAGTGCAATTCGGGTGGAATTTCTCCTTCAAGCCGCTGATGCCAAAAGCATCCAAAATAAACCCGGTTTCAGGATTTAAACGCATTTTTTCGGTCCAGGGACTCTTTCAGTTCTTCAAATCCTTTATGAAAATCATCATTGTGCTGCCGGTTGCTTACCTGCATATCGAAGGGTTGATAGAAGAAATTGTAGTACTGCACAGCCAGCAAATGGAATCCATCTTCCAGATTACGGGAGGTTGGATTGTAGGCCTGTTTTTGAAGGTAATCCTTGTATTGATTGTACTTACCGTGATTGATTTTGCATACGAAAAATGGAAGTTCAAGGAAGATCTGAAGATGACCAAACAAGAAGTTCGCGATGAGCGCAAACAGACGGATGGTGATCCAAAGATCAAGAAAGAACGCTTTAGGCTTGCCTTGAAGCTACTACGCCGGCCCCGGCTCGATCATGCGGTACTCAAATCGGATGTTGTAGTGACCAACCCGACACACTTTGCTGTCGCCCTGAAGTACGACGCAGACGCTGCGCCAGCACCTCGGGTAATGGTAAAAGGGATTCGAAAAAGGGCACTCCGCATTCGTCAACTGGCACTCGACAACAACATCCCGGTGATCGAAGATCCGCCCTTGGCGCGGGCTTTGTATAGGAGTGTATCGGAAGAACAGGAAATTCCTGAAGAACTTTATCCGGCAGTCGCAACCATCCTCGCGGCAATTTACAGAAAGCGCAAGAAAAGCAAATCTTTACCGAGCGCCTGATTCATTTCCAGTAACTTTACTTAACGCCTCAAGGTCTTGTCAACACTTATAAGTCCCAACCAATTACAGGAAGAGAAAGGCTTCCAGCTGTTTAACGGCGAAGGCTTCATTGCCATGGGCATGATCCTCATCCTCTTTGTGATGGTGGTGCCGCTGCCCACGTTTGTGCTCGACTTGCTGCTTGCAACAAACATCGCCCTTAGCCTCGGCATTCTGCTGACCTCCTTTTATGCACGCCGGCCTCTCGATTTTGCAATTTTCCCGGGCCTGTTGCTGATGACGACCCTCTTCCGCCTCTCTATGAACGTCGCCTCAACGCGACTCATCCTGAGCGAAGGAGAAGCAGGACAGCTTATTAGCGCATTTGGTGAGTTTGTGATTGCCGGCAACTACGTTGTGGGTACCATCATCTTTCTCGTCCTTGTCGTGATCAACTTCGTGGTTATCACAAAGGGTTCAGGCCGTATCGCCGAAGTAGGCGCCCGATTTACACTCGACGCCATGCCTGGTAAACAGATGGCCATCGACGCTGAGCTAAATGCAGGCCTCATCGACGAGTCAGACGCCCGGCAGCGCAGGGAAGACGTCGCCCGCGAAGCAGACTTCTACGGCGCAATGGACGGTGCAAGCAAGTTTGTCCGTGGGGATGCCATCGCCGGCCTGGCCATTACCGCCATTAACATCATTGGTGGCCTTGTGGTGGGCATGGTGCAACTCGGCATGTCGTTTAACGACGCCGGCAGCACTTTTATGCTCCTGTCTATTGGTGACGGCCTTGTTTCGCAGATTCCTTCTCTCCTCATCTCAACCGCTGCCGGCCTTATCGTTTCTCGCGCCAGCAACGAAGCAAATTGGGGTGAAGAATTCAAATCACAGCTATTCAACAAGCCGCATCCAATTCTGCTGACAGGCATGTTTCTGTTTTTCATGGGGCTTGTACCCAGCCTGCCGGTGCTTCCTTTCTGGCTCCTGGCTGCTGCCATCCTTCTGCTTGGCCGCAACCGTGTTAAACATATGGAAGACCAGGAGACATCGCCGGCATTGCTGCCTGAGGGCCAAAAACAACTTGAGGCCCCCGAAACACCAACAGATTTGTTACTGGTTGATCCGCTCGAACTCGAAATTGGCTATGCCCTGATTTCGATTGTTGACCCGAGCCAGCAAGGTGACTTGCTCGAACGCGTACGTATGTTGCGCCAACAGCTCGCTCTCGAGCTCGGCCTGGTCATACCACCCATTCGTATTCGCGACAACGTGAGTATGGGTGCCAACCAGTACACCATTAAGCTCAGGGGCAACCCGATCGGAGAGGGTGAGGTAATGCCTGGCTATTACCTGGCCTTGCTCTCCGACGACATTAAAAACCCGCCGCCTGGTATCCATGTGAAAGACCCAACATTTGGGTTACCAGCAATCTGGGTAGCAGAGCGCAACTTACCCGAAGCAGAGCAACTCGGCCTTACTGTTGTAGAAGGGCCGGCGGTTATTACAACGCACCTGCTGGAAGTACTCCGCAAGAATGCGTATAAACTGCTCGACAGACAGGAAGTGAAGAAGCTTGTAGATAAAGTGGGTGAAAGTTCGCCCGCTCTGGTGGAAGAACTTACCCCAAGTCTGCTCACCCTTGGCTCTATTCAGAAGGTACTTAAGCGCCTCCTGCAGGAAACTGTGCCCATTCGGGATCTCATCACCATTTTTGAAGCCATGGCCGATCACGCCATTCAAACCAAAAATATCGATGTTCTTACCGAATACACACGCGCTGCACTTGCTGCAACGATTACCCGACGATTTGTTGGCGCGGATGGAAAGGTACATGCCTTTGTACTGGCTGTTGAATTGGAACAACACTTGCTCGAGAAGGCCCAGCAAGGAGAGCTCAACCCGAGCACCCTTTCTCTGGACCAAAATGATGTCGACGCCCTGATCAAAGAAGCAGATCGTCTGACGAAAAAGCTTATCAGCCAGGGACACGCGCCGGTACTCCTCACATCGCCGGTGATTCGT contains these protein-coding regions:
- the fliN gene encoding flagellar motor switch protein FliN → MSQSKLQVYTAEATPILEAYFNTLLGQEAKFSMGAATEAAVDQIKSDAFTSFSIVGTPENANPFVVQLNPEWIPVISSAMVGREMTPFEEGVFDLAGQIISQGYETLQAEHTACANFPTMQAQPHAPGTWEPEESLPATFWQLSFELTVDEKALTGNLFLPAPLVEQLPDAPAAKPAAATPAAKAEDIGVSSATFPDFGREQLNQDGSGNFDLLAEVELNVTVELGRRKIPLSEVLKLTTGSVIELEKLVGEPLEIFANGRLIAEGEAVVIEEQFGIRITNLASSKLHAKALA
- a CDS encoding flagellar biosynthetic protein FliO, whose translation is MRNIFPVSRRKDKPRTTGNQLFKRSIALGAALLLLWVALTVMPKASIATEPVVISDEAGTVATSATASTTTTDSPWDLGKITAGLLLAGLLGFATYWQKKQSKQQIHAGNLNTLGKLQLGPGQLVHLVQCGEEAVLVGTSNNQITLLHHFSRQNLAKPAPAATPAIPAPTYSSPSTTAANNDNFGVLLQQQNLLSTATLDVITKDALKPVPQS
- the fliP gene encoding flagellar type III secretion system pore protein FliP (The bacterial flagellar biogenesis protein FliP forms a type III secretion system (T3SS)-type pore required for flagellar assembly.), which codes for MTNRFCRTSLLMLFLIGIVAFVRVDAVYAQAQPTQPTPTFNILPQLQIGQDDEEYALPIQLILLMTVLSLAPAIVIMTTSFTRLVVVFGLLRTALGTQQAPPSQLISGLAIFLTFFIMFPVLSEIHDDALMPYIAGDISQQEAFDKSAAPLKKFMLTQTRDKDLTLFMDLAQINIFNSTDEVPMYVLIPAYVISELRIAFQIGFMIFLPFLIVDLVVASVLMGMGMMMLPPIMVSLPLKLLLFILADGWYLIVESVVRGYFGT
- the fliQ gene encoding flagellar biosynthesis protein FliQ yields the protein MNTDVALFWVQEAIQTAIMLIGPLLGTALVVGLAVSLFQAITSIQEMTLAFIPKILAIALILLFFSSWMLEVLTDFTTNVMNFIPQVSR
- the fliR gene encoding flagellar biosynthetic protein FliR — protein: MSILDPEYILYAFLVFVRIGGLISAAPFFEQKFVPVKIKVLFALSVAYVLVGLVPRPEGLPVTEPVALTYYVIIELLTGVTIGFAARFVFFAIRFAGEFIGFQMAISISQVISPADGQASNPISNLLMMTFTLVFLLLDGHHNLFRALMLSYDVIPLTGANLAMPGNLMLSWTGELFVVAIRLAAPFMITIFLVDMTLGIFARVAPQTEIFSMSLSLKLVVGSFLLFLYMKNFFPVMPDLVDQMGEDLLEMIDIMKPN
- the flhB gene encoding flagellar biosynthesis protein FlhB produces the protein MSEKDERTEDPTARKISQARSEGQVFRSQELLSVGMLLIGVTVLAFGTPWGIQRLQNIMSSILLASNTTELDISSFQSLVMSLGTQVVLVLLPLMGVLMISGILLNVVQFGWNFSFKPLMPKASKINPVSGFKRIFSVQGLFQFFKSFMKIIIVLPVAYLHIEGLIEEIVVLHSQQMESIFQITGGWIVGLFLKVILVLIVLTVIDFAYEKWKFKEDLKMTKQEVRDERKQTDGDPKIKKERFRLALKLLRRPRLDHAVLKSDVVVTNPTHFAVALKYDADAAPAPRVMVKGIRKRALRIRQLALDNNIPVIEDPPLARALYRSVSEEQEIPEELYPAVATILAAIYRKRKKSKSLPSA
- the flhA gene encoding flagellar biosynthesis protein FlhA, with the protein product MSTLISPNQLQEEKGFQLFNGEGFIAMGMILILFVMVVPLPTFVLDLLLATNIALSLGILLTSFYARRPLDFAIFPGLLLMTTLFRLSMNVASTRLILSEGEAGQLISAFGEFVIAGNYVVGTIIFLVLVVINFVVITKGSGRIAEVGARFTLDAMPGKQMAIDAELNAGLIDESDARQRREDVAREADFYGAMDGASKFVRGDAIAGLAITAINIIGGLVVGMVQLGMSFNDAGSTFMLLSIGDGLVSQIPSLLISTAAGLIVSRASNEANWGEEFKSQLFNKPHPILLTGMFLFFMGLVPSLPVLPFWLLAAAILLLGRNRVKHMEDQETSPALLPEGQKQLEAPETPTDLLLVDPLELEIGYALISIVDPSQQGDLLERVRMLRQQLALELGLVIPPIRIRDNVSMGANQYTIKLRGNPIGEGEVMPGYYLALLSDDIKNPPPGIHVKDPTFGLPAIWVAERNLPEAEQLGLTVVEGPAVITTHLLEVLRKNAYKLLDRQEVKKLVDKVGESSPALVEELTPSLLTLGSIQKVLKRLLQETVPIRDLITIFEAMADHAIQTKNIDVLTEYTRAALAATITRRFVGADGKVHAFVLAVELEQHLLEKAQQGELNPSTLSLDQNDVDALIKEADRLTKKLISQGHAPVLLTSPVIRATLFNFFTPVLSDITVLSYNDLVLDVSVEVADQLQIAETYAEA